Proteins from a single region of Syngnathus typhle isolate RoL2023-S1 ecotype Sweden unplaced genomic scaffold, RoL_Styp_1.0 HiC_scaffold_55, whole genome shotgun sequence:
- the LOC133148317 gene encoding uncharacterized protein LOC133148317, whose translation MAESEIQTISSAIAAVLPDLPQAVLSSVEDTLKGFGAETIDDLQYITEGDLLPVLKPVQARRLVAAWAQNNSSTTTAAFSSPLSVCSSPPSVSPSPSSSSITSSPSGNCSTFVANWVETFQIPWQKLPEELVQSLERKVRPSPRLRREMVRIVVSEIMKMCNNPTKHNTTEIGKRMVAKYPEALQDVIEGDVIGPGYHSLVKQLQARVENVKRPNTPKIRKRKVAPDESDTEEIPAEQKARVQDTYGCINWEPKYLPLSETMESQQEKKNKMKEMFEEIDFNADNVKKLIQSTYYTQRKDINKGTSIQKLSQEWPFLFKEAGMVAHFQELTGLSLMDTFLGNVEKKGRRLLNFFKNVDAQKRKQVLDALLKFQTELGHLDGCSQDLVKMVLLLLAHFGEKEENLLQYVEETCLAQEVQIEKLPATPCIIVCGSCCFSADTFMLSIDQKVVNDHITSFTSAVCLLFGSFYCFNIHYPVELRSTLEFLQRCFFSINPERGTKVEWNKKKKVLSVNPRVLTLIADLADHEWR comes from the exons ATGGCTGAATCAGAGATACAGACGATAAGTAGTGCAATTGCTGCAGTGCTTCCAGACCTTCCTCAAGCAGTTCTTAGTTCAGTGGAAGATACATTGAAGGGATTTGGTGCTGAGACCATAGATGATCTGCAGTACATTACAGAAGGAGACTTGCTGCCAGTGTTGAAGCCAGTCCAAGCCAGAAGACTTGTTGCTGCTTGGGCCCAGAACA ACTCAAGCACTACAACTGCAGCATTTTCCTCTCCACTGTCCGTCTGTTCCTCTCCACCTTCAGTCTCTCCCTCACCATCATCCTCCTCAATCACCTCATCCCCCTCAGGTAACTGTTCCACTTTTGTGGCAAACTGGGTAGAGACATTCCAGATACCATGGCAGAAGCTCCCTGAAGAGTTAGTGCAGAGTTTAGAAAGGAAGGTGAGACCTAGTCCGCGGCTGCGGCGAGAGATGGTAAGGATAGTGGTTTCTGAGATCATGAAGATGTGTAATAATCCAACCAAACACAACACTACAGAGATAGGCAAAAGAATGGTGGCCAAGTATCCAGAAGCCCTCCAAGATGTCATAGAGGGTGATGTCATTGGACCTGGATATCATTCACTGGTAAAGCAACTCCAAGCACGAGTTGAAAATGTGAAACGACCCAACACACCAAAAATAAGAAAACGCAAGGTTGCACCAGATGAGTCTGATACTGAAGAAATTCCAGCTGAACAAAAAGCCAGAGTTCAAGACACATATGGCTGTATAAACTGGGAGCCGAAATATTTGCCACTCTCTGAGACTATGGAGagtcagcaagaaaaaaaaaacaagatgaaggaGATGTTTGAAGAGATTGACTTCAATGCAGACAATGTGAAAAAGTTAATACAGTCCACCTATTACACACAGCGTAAAGACATCAACAAGGGGACAAGCATTCAGAAACTCAGCCAAGAGTGGCCCTTTTTGTTCAAGGAAGCTGGTATGGTAGCACACTTCCAAGAACTTACTGGTCTGAGTCTAATGGATACTTTCCTTGGcaatgtggagaaaaaaggaagacgCCTCTTAAACTTCTTCAAGAATGTTGATGCACAAAAACGCAAACAAGTCCTGGATGCTCTTCTCAAGTTTCAGACTGAGCTGGGCCATTTGGATGGTTGCTCACAAGACCTTGTAAAGATGGTACTTCTTTTACTGGCTCATTTTGGTGAGAAGGAGGAGAACCTGCTCCAATACGTTGAGGAGACATGCCTGGCCCAAGAGGTTCAGATAGAGAAGTTGCCGGCAACACCCTGCATAATTGTGTGTG GGTCCTGTTGCTTTTCTGCTGACACATTCATGTTGAGCATTGACCAAAAGGTTGTCAACGACCACATCACTTCCTTCACCTCTGCCGTTTGCCTGCTGTTTGGGAGTTTCTATTGCTTCAACATACACTACCCAGTGGAACTACGATCAACACTAGAGTTTCTCCAaag gTGTTTCTTCTCAATAAATCCTGAGAGAGGCACCAAGGTcgagtggaataaaaaaaagaaagtactcTCAGTCAATCCTAGAGTCCTCACTCTGATTGCAGACCTCGCAGACCATGAGTGGAGATAG